The region GATTTTTGCTTCCCTAAATTTATCGTTgacttaaaaaatattaaattttcctaAACATTTGAACTTTACGACTAAACATTAGAACATTTCTCGCAGATGATTCGTGTTAATTAAgtcaaattcaatgaaaatgcatTATCACATCATCCCCTACACCGATGATtcgtaaataataatttgcatCACTTTGGGTGGTTCTTTCGTTATGGCTGCCTCTTTCACTTCTTGTAAAAATGCATTCGTTAGTGCGGCCAGTGCTGCAATTTCTTGTTCATGTTGCTTCTTATCCCTCGACGATGTTCCGTTCCGACGATGTGGCATCGAGACCTTATTTGACgacaaaatcaattaattttcgttaatCTTCTTTGTATTCCACTAAAACTACCGTTAAAACTCGTCTCAAATCATTCTGTAAGGCACCAACATCAATACCGCCACCACTAAGCTGCATTCGTCGTAATGTGTCGGCAAATGGTCCAGTCATAGcctaaataaaaaatgttccatcacatttaccatttaatcaattaataatttaaatttttacttgaaGCTTTTGCCAACTTTGTGCATATTGACGACGAACCAATTCAATGATTGTAGATGTTAAAGCGAGTCCGACCAGGATGTACAATGTACACCATAGCATGTACTCTGGTTTTTCTAAATAAGTTAATATAAAAGGATGTTGAGTCGATTGTTTTTAAGATTTTGGAGCATTTTCCGAGAGAAGTTTGAACTTACGTGGTACTAGATCTCCGAAACCTATTCTAGACCGCAACAAGTGGTGATAGGTTacatgaaaagaaaatgaaaattatttgttaataCGCTCGTTGTGGACAGAAGGGTAAAAAAGAAGGGTTTTCTAATTACTTTGAATCTTTTATAAAAGTGGCTCCTAGTTATCACTTATCTCATATTATGTGTATGGATTATTGAGTCACTTGAAAGTGTTCGTTCTTATAATTCTGAATTCTAAAATGACAGATTttttataaggaaaatgtcactttgtgagtcTTTCTGAAACCCTCATTACCCGTCCAAATCGATAATAATCAATCGAAGAAacatacataaataactattacatgcaAAGGGAcgaaaactcgagaaatatGTTGGGCTCTGAAGCAtgtaaatatcatttttacgTTTGGTTGACGTCTGGTTCTCTATTTGCATCATAATAACTTGATTGCGtatatcatgtccggagcgatagcggaggacttgacgcagtctaacttccaaaaaaagaacgaagaaatttttttgagacgcggcaactatatataggcgagaatttaagattCTTTCCTTtagcctgtatcaccacaaatcctattctatcttattcgcgcttcaaatacgagcaaaacgagctatcactcgactatgtaactttaaaattgccggagatacatcgttttgaagttggtcattttgatagaaaatgcaccaaattaacgttttccaaacaatcaaaatctttcaacttactctgtatgtttctatctatctgtctatctatctgtctatctatcgacggtcgatctcggaaactagtcagccaatctccatgaaattttgcaggaacctcagggtgggcataaaaatgaaaatgtgatacgccattaccccaggaaaaaccagaattttgttttattgacctcgaagtggtttctgagtgtggttttcgagggtcgggaacgcgttttcgggtgtagcttagctgtattgaaacctacagaggcgtgcgacccatcaaatgaaaggtattcgtaacacgattcgaacaaaaaaataattaaaaaaatcggggcagattcgtttgagctagagtgattagagtgaccaaattttgagctactcgagcgtaggatgaaaggactaatattttttttggttatgagagatagagaattactttcttcggcaaagtctcagagttttacgagtagaacagaggggcatatgtgaaaaatgtcgaaagttggaaatgggtgggtcaattggggttttggagatatttcttgaatggtggcagatagagaattactttcgtcaaattttcaaatttcgtcaaattttcaaatttcgtcaaattttcgaatttcgtcaaattttcgaatttcgtcaaatttcgtcaaattttccaatttcatcaaattttcaaatttcgtcaaatttcgaccaattttcgaatttcgtcaaattttcaaatttcgttaaattttcaaatttcgtcaaattttcaaatttcgtcaaattttcgaatttcgtcaaattttcgaatttcgtcaaatttcgtcaaattttcgaatttcgtcaaattttcaaatttcgtcaaattttcgattttcgtaaaatttttgaattaaaactgtaaactgttataaaaagcagtgttgactacacttctaaaacgactgacatcccaacaaaaatctcttcgagaaaagtgtgacgcagtctttgaaatacaatttctaaaatgaatgatatcgctagagttgacgctttcagcttcgttacgcaaaaattaaattttacacccaattttagttcaaacaagctggcttagtttttctcatcatctgccaaataatttttaccaaaaaaaaatttgactggaaacaaccaaaattttaccaaaaaaatctgcgtcgcatgcggcagataaattttcttgctgatctgttcctgaacatttgccactttgcgacgcagatttttttggtaaaattttggttgtttccagtcaaatttttttttggtaaaaattatttggcagatgatgagaaaaactaagccagcttgtttgaactaaaattgggtgtaaaatttaatttttgcgtaacgaagctgaaagcgtcaactctagcgatatcattcattttagaaattgtatttcaaagactgcgtcacacttttctcgaagagatttttgttgggatttagCTTATACCAGTACATTTTATCGCACATTTTGCATTCAAGTACCAACTTGaatataattgattttttgcttCGGATGATAACTACTAAACTTGAAAAGGCTGGTTCATACGACTGCCTCTCATTTGAATAATTGGTGGGTCTAAACTTGCCGCATATTGTAAGGTTTATTCGATTTACAACAGATCATCTAGTCCAGCAATTTCGAATCACGtaaattttctctcaaaattgaattatgtaTATTTGTACAAATATCTATTTGTTGTGAACCTTGTGAAGTTAAAAACGcaagaatatttttcattgttgcATCTGTAAATTCCCATACTTGCACTGGTATATGGTTTCATTAATCATTATTCTCATGAatatgaaaaaacacatcccaagaaaataaacatttcagtgTTAAAGATTAGTATGAAAATTGCTGTGCTGTGATCGACAGAACCTGGTGCGTTTTCAGCTTCAAATGATAACGGCCTAGTAAGACCAAAGTTCTCTTACACCAACTATACTGTGATTTACTcatctcaaataaaacatacCTATTGTCGTCATCTGCACGAAATAGTAGATGTTGTCAAtgcaaatttgaaatgaaagacaaaaagaaaacatttatgaGAGCTGTTCACATAGGCAATAAAATTGAGTGATAAAGTTACcgtaataaaacaaaaatagtaTCCATCGGCAAAGGTCCAGCTTTCCTCAAATACCAGCAATAATCCAGCACCTACTGCCAAATACAATAGAAGAAACAAAACAGCGGCCAATGCATACAACCACTTTCGATCGGATATAATGGAAGACGGTGACTGTGCTCGACAGCATCCTTAATTGAATATAACCGAAATGTACATAATACAGCACATAAACCCAATATcctcaattaaatttttatgttcatCAAGTTTATGTGGCAACAATATTAATCAGAACGGGTTCGTGAACGACGCGTCGCTCCACTATACTATCGCAATAAAATTACCCGGAATGATGTAAGTGATAGAAAAACTTACTTGTTAATGATGGCATATTTTTGCCCAGCGTTGATACAGCCGTTGCGAATATACGGCCTAAATCTGCTATTACAGTCAACGTTAATGGAATACCAATTAGAGCGAAAAACATGCAAAATGTTCGACCACCGGGTGTTACTGGGACAATGTTACCATAGCCTGAAATGAGAATTCTTTatttgcaaacttttttttgttagttatTTTCGTATTCCTCGAACGTATAAATTTGATATGATACAGCGACGCGACGCGACGATGAGATGGATAAATTATTTGTGCTTAAATGTTTTGTGATTGGAAGATGCGTGGGGAACAACAGAACAGACAACCCCAATGGTATCAATTCTAGAGGTAAAATTagtatttttatgaatttgcgGTAGTTACggaaattgacatttttgaaatggtGTAGTGGACTCGACAGTATAATCATAAACGAacattaacctgtcacatacgtctattcatctgttatcaataacgaagacaaaaataatgaccatattacccaTCCTTTATACAGTacgcatgttaaaaaaattgaagtacaagatttgaaatcaaccgatagTATTGTACCCTCAGcaagtaaaatccattacataattcgggataaaaatgaaaagtttcgttttcgtgtgttcacTGACCCCGGCTACGCCTCGGGTCAACAAAATTCGAACGAAAACTCCTTTTTTCATCTtcttatccctagtcatgtaatagttatttacataacaagggat is a window of Bradysia coprophila strain Holo2 unplaced genomic scaffold, BU_Bcop_v1 contig_350, whole genome shotgun sequence DNA encoding:
- the LOC119080613 gene encoding TWiK family of potassium channels protein 7 isoform X2, with the translated sequence MSDEEDASQELLDQLKKIDGECEQDSLKDRFSKTCKSLKLKGALGHIGLLLSLSIYCGVGGCIFQQLERPHEENLTESLQNEVKLKRNQFILSITNSTDIFLLDNLDEYVSTELQKYEEVSQRAVEGGLKLSLAENFTVKFKKWSFAQAIFFSSTVLTTIGYGNIVPVTPGGRTFCMFFALIGIPLTLTVIADLGRIFATAVSTLGKNMPSLTRCCRAQSPSSIISDRKWLYALAAVLFLLLYLAVGAGLLLVFEESWTFADGYYFCFITMTTIGFGDLVPQKPEYMLWCTLYILVGLALTSTIIELVRRQYAQSWQKLQAMTGPFADTLRRMQLSGGGIDVGALQNDLRRVLTVSMPHRRNGTSSRDKKQHEQEIAALAALTNAFLQEVKEAAITKEPPKVMQIIIYESSV
- the LOC119080613 gene encoding TWiK family of potassium channels protein 7 isoform X1 → MSDEEDASQELLDQLKKIDGECEQDSLKDRFSKTCKSLKLKGALGHIGLLLSLSIYCGVGGCIFQQLERPHEENLTESLQNEVKLKRNQFILSITNSTDIFLLDNLDEYVSTELQKYEEVSQRAVEGGLKLSLAENFTVKFKKWSFAQAIFFSSTVLTTIGYGNIVPVTPGGRTFCMFFALIGIPLTLTVIADLGRIFATAVSTLGKNMPSLTRCCRAQSPSSIISDRKWLYALAAVLFLLLYLAVGAGLLLVFEESWTFADGYYFCFITMTTIGFGDLVPQKPEYMLWCTLYILVGLALTSTIIELVRRQYAQSWQKLQAMTGPFADTLRRMQLSGGGIDVGALQNDLRRVLTVSMPHRRNGTSSRDKKQHEQEIAALAALTNAFLQEVKEAAITKEPPKVMQIIIYESSV